In the Candidatus Krumholzibacteriia bacterium genome, one interval contains:
- a CDS encoding DUF488 family protein translates to MPVRIVRLGSPRAKGEGLRIGTVRRPPRGVPKDQFASRDFYDVWFPNLSPTEPLLKETFPVKDERAWKVFKRKFLAELKQLAPRRDLELLAALSHQASFSIGCYCEDEAHCHRSILRELLQQMGAKMAK, encoded by the coding sequence ATGCCGGTTAGAATCGTGAGGCTCGGCAGCCCGCGCGCCAAAGGCGAGGGCCTGCGCATCGGCACCGTGCGGCGGCCGCCGCGCGGCGTTCCCAAGGACCAGTTTGCCTCGCGGGATTTCTACGACGTCTGGTTTCCCAACCTCTCACCCACCGAACCGCTGCTCAAGGAAACCTTTCCGGTGAAGGACGAGCGCGCGTGGAAGGTGTTCAAGCGCAAGTTTCTCGCCGAGTTGAAACAGCTCGCACCCCGCCGGGATCTGGAACTGCTGGCGGCTTTGTCGCACCAGGCCAGTTTTTCGATCGGTTGTTACTGCGAGGACGAGGCCCACTGCCACCGCTCCATTCTTCGGGAGTTGTTGCAGCAGATGGGTGCGAAGATGGCAAAGTAA
- a CDS encoding helix-turn-helix transcriptional regulator — protein MDVSILIKQRLEELKLEQKDLAAAARVTESYISQLLTGKKLPPAPERTDIYEKMSMVLKLPGDKLARLAELQRMAEWKRTLAEPPVPLLSEVRDLVLGKCAPEQAKQIRAIFEKEPFGELERLVTQRLLDVVKRLATEELENETWLRLVARLTSKSYEQIRVMILEFLDADVFSLSPESCASFLDPLIESWSIDLGNFGMDIVLNRRLVPEHTRRYEFVEKEPERRPQEEPGLEEFLRDPSLSREATDEEIEFLKKLRFKGKRPTALYYYRELQNLRDPLHFRVG, from the coding sequence GTGGACGTGTCCATTCTCATTAAACAGCGCCTGGAAGAGCTGAAGCTGGAACAGAAGGATCTGGCGGCTGCAGCCAGGGTTACGGAGTCCTACATCTCGCAGCTGCTCACCGGCAAGAAGCTGCCGCCGGCGCCCGAACGGACCGATATCTACGAGAAGATGTCCATGGTTCTGAAGCTACCCGGGGACAAGCTTGCCAGGCTGGCGGAACTCCAGCGCATGGCGGAGTGGAAGCGCACACTCGCGGAGCCGCCCGTGCCCCTGCTGAGCGAGGTTCGGGATCTGGTGCTTGGCAAGTGCGCGCCCGAGCAGGCAAAGCAGATCCGGGCCATCTTCGAGAAAGAGCCCTTCGGCGAGCTCGAACGCCTCGTTACCCAGAGGCTCCTGGATGTCGTGAAGAGACTGGCCACGGAGGAGCTGGAGAATGAAACCTGGCTCCGCCTGGTGGCACGGCTCACCAGCAAGAGCTACGAACAGATACGAGTCATGATCCTGGAGTTCCTGGACGCGGATGTGTTCAGCCTGTCGCCGGAAAGCTGCGCTTCTTTTCTTGATCCCTTGATCGAGTCCTGGTCGATCGACCTTGGGAACTTCGGCATGGACATCGTGCTCAATCGCAGACTGGTTCCGGAGCACACAAGGCGGTATGAGTTCGTTGAGAAGGAGCCCGAGCGTCGCCCGCAGGAAGAGCCGGGGCTGGAAGAGTTCCTTCGTGACCCATCGTTGAGCCGTGAAGCCACCGACGAGGAAATCGAGTTTCTGAAGAAGCTTCGATTCAAGGGCAAACGGCCCACAGCCCTCTACTACTACCGCGAACTGCAAAACCTCCGGGACCCGCTCCATTTTCGCGTGGGATGA
- a CDS encoding RNA-binding protein — MSTKRMYVGNLSFDSTTEDVSAAFGAFGTVIDCSLISDRATGRTKGFGFVEMDATEAANAMAQLNGKDLGGRAITVAEARERTSGTPSN, encoded by the coding sequence ATGAGTACCAAGAGAATGTATGTCGGCAACCTGTCGTTCGACTCCACGACCGAGGACGTAAGCGCGGCCTTCGGAGCATTCGGAACCGTTATCGACTGTTCCCTGATCAGCGACCGCGCCACCGGCCGCACCAAGGGCTTCGGGTTTGTTGAGATGGACGCAACCGAAGCCGCCAACGCGATGGCACAGCTCAACGGCAAGGACCTTGGTGGGCGTGCCATCACGGTCGCCGAAGCACGGGAGCGCACCAGCGGGACGCCGAGCAACTAG
- a CDS encoding T9SS type A sorting domain-containing protein yields the protein MNLARYLTCCLVLAAIVFATAPPAFATWSTNPAVNTPVCLAAEDQSNAVAIPDGAGGAIISWQDTRLGFSNINIYAQRVDATGTPLWASDGIVVCDAANNQSNPIAAGDGAGGVFILWRDLRAGPAHYAQHIDGNGNPLWPANGIAFVTGAGGNESVTPDGFGGFICAWEDPRYDPQGNIWAQRMSGGGTAYWLANGVAVCTAANYQTYMDITSDGAGGAIITWQDSRTSISEYGVYAQRMNAAGNAVWTANGIVVCNLNLRQRVPKIVPDGAGGAIIAWQDQRMGGDDINVYAQRVNSTGSLLWPTDGADVCTFAGNQSVPLCASDGTGGAIVCWLDTRTNPNMYAQRLSGAGAQLWNPDGVPMASTTSNKLNHAIVSDGSGGALLAWQDLRGTNSYDIYIQRISSLGMPAWATNGAAMGTAALAQQFPAVVSDGAGGAIVAFQDPRNGTDNNIYAQEINGNGVVGGGLLPTGVNDGGTPATASLHQNYPNPFNPATTISFDLGARSFVSLRVFDVRGREVATLIQGELPAGTHTQPWHALDLASGVYLYRLSVVPSAMAHGIRAGDGDAFVETRKLVLLK from the coding sequence ATGAACCTCGCACGCTATCTCACCTGCTGCCTCGTCCTGGCGGCCATCGTTTTCGCCACCGCCCCGCCCGCCTTCGCCACCTGGTCCACCAACCCCGCGGTGAACACACCCGTCTGCCTGGCAGCAGAAGACCAGTCGAACGCGGTGGCAATTCCAGACGGAGCCGGGGGCGCCATCATTTCCTGGCAGGATACCCGCCTTGGCTTCTCGAACATCAACATCTACGCGCAGCGGGTGGATGCAACCGGCACTCCGCTCTGGGCCAGTGACGGGATCGTGGTCTGTGACGCCGCCAACAACCAGAGCAATCCTATCGCGGCGGGCGACGGTGCCGGCGGGGTCTTCATCCTCTGGCGGGACTTGCGCGCGGGGCCGGCCCACTACGCCCAGCACATCGATGGGAACGGTAACCCACTGTGGCCAGCGAACGGTATCGCGTTCGTCACCGGGGCAGGGGGCAACGAGAGCGTCACGCCGGACGGCTTCGGCGGTTTCATCTGCGCGTGGGAAGACCCGCGCTACGACCCGCAGGGCAATATCTGGGCGCAGCGCATGTCCGGCGGTGGAACGGCGTACTGGCTTGCCAACGGAGTTGCGGTGTGCACCGCGGCGAACTACCAGACCTACATGGACATCACCAGCGATGGCGCCGGGGGCGCCATCATCACCTGGCAGGACAGCCGCACCTCGATCAGCGAATACGGCGTCTACGCCCAGCGCATGAATGCCGCTGGAAATGCGGTGTGGACCGCGAACGGCATCGTGGTATGCAACCTGAACCTCAGGCAGAGGGTTCCCAAGATCGTCCCCGACGGAGCCGGCGGCGCCATCATTGCCTGGCAGGACCAGCGAATGGGCGGGGACGATATCAACGTCTATGCACAGCGGGTCAACAGCACCGGGTCCCTGCTGTGGCCCACCGACGGCGCAGACGTATGTACCTTCGCCGGCAATCAGAGCGTTCCACTGTGCGCGAGCGACGGAACCGGCGGCGCCATCGTTTGCTGGCTCGACACCCGCACCAACCCCAACATGTATGCGCAACGCCTCAGCGGCGCCGGCGCTCAGCTCTGGAACCCGGACGGTGTCCCCATGGCGTCCACCACCAGCAACAAGCTCAACCACGCGATCGTGAGCGACGGCAGCGGTGGGGCACTCCTCGCGTGGCAGGATCTGCGCGGCACGAACAGCTACGATATCTACATCCAGAGAATCAGCTCTCTGGGCATGCCCGCGTGGGCGACCAACGGCGCGGCCATGGGCACAGCGGCCCTCGCGCAACAGTTCCCTGCGGTGGTGAGCGACGGCGCCGGGGGCGCCATCGTCGCATTTCAGGATCCACGCAACGGCACAGACAACAACATCTATGCGCAGGAGATCAACGGGAATGGAGTTGTGGGCGGAGGGCTGCTGCCAACGGGCGTGAATGACGGTGGCACGCCGGCAACGGCCAGCCTGCACCAGAACTACCCGAACCCGTTCAATCCGGCGACGACGATCTCGTTCGATCTCGGTGCACGTTCGTTTGTGTCGTTGAGGGTGTTTGATGTGCGGGGCCGCGAGGTGGCAACGCTCATCCAGGGCGAGTTGCCCGCCGGCACGCATACGCAACCATGGCATGCCCTCGACCTTGCGAGCGGTGTTTACCTCTATCGTTTGTCAGTGGTTCCGTCAGCGATGGCGCACGGAATCAGGGCCGGAGACGGGGATGCCTTTGTAGAGACCCGGAAGCTGGTCCTGCTGAAGTAA
- a CDS encoding lipocalin family protein, with translation MKHTRWFPGLFLAAALQVSMVPMASSRSDSTVTRPVATVPHVDLARYTGLWYEVAKIPNRFQKQCARGTTAEYALRDDGEISVINRCIKEDGSTDEAEGVAKIVDAASNARLKVSFVSFLGWRPFWGDYWVIGLDADYRWAIIGTPDRKYGWVLARTPSLDMNTMDAIFAIIERNGYPRSVFVMSPQD, from the coding sequence ATGAAACACACCCGTTGGTTCCCTGGCCTGTTCCTGGCCGCCGCACTGCAGGTGAGCATGGTGCCCATGGCTTCATCCCGATCCGACTCGACCGTTACCCGTCCCGTCGCCACCGTGCCCCACGTGGACCTCGCGCGCTACACCGGCCTGTGGTACGAGGTGGCGAAGATCCCCAACCGATTCCAGAAGCAGTGCGCGCGCGGCACCACCGCGGAGTACGCGCTGCGCGACGATGGGGAGATCAGCGTGATCAACCGGTGCATCAAGGAAGACGGAAGCACCGACGAAGCCGAAGGGGTCGCGAAGATCGTGGACGCGGCCAGCAACGCAAGACTCAAGGTGAGCTTCGTGAGCTTTCTCGGCTGGCGGCCGTTCTGGGGGGACTACTGGGTGATCGGCCTGGACGCGGACTACCGGTGGGCCATCATCGGCACCCCCGATCGCAAGTACGGCTGGGTGCTGGCGCGCACCCCGTCCCTCGACATGAACACCATGGACGCGATCTTTGCCATCATCGAGCGCAACGGCTATCCGCGTTCGGTGTTCGTGATGAGTCCGCAGGACTAG